One stretch of Xiphophorus maculatus strain JP 163 A chromosome 19, X_maculatus-5.0-male, whole genome shotgun sequence DNA includes these proteins:
- the LOC106699842 gene encoding cdc42 effector protein 3-like, whose amino-acid sequence MPLKTSLYRNPSSSRWSSRNSKRREVLSVEMISLPLGDFRHVSHIGSDSQDDSFGDLSFLKMGHGLLRQSSKSEQNLFLSCKPPPKPPRLNLDGKEGMQSPEWSVDKKRKKCNSLPLLDSEEEDKCENEEVNETRNDFASNQTCRPGSGSVGSDRDREFTGSCEHIDEFKDEDSGFSFSLDLGPSILEDVLRVMDKLHN is encoded by the coding sequence ATGCCACTTAAAACGTCGCTGTACAGAAATCCATCCTCCAGTCGCTGGTCTAGCAGGAACTCAAAGAGGAGAGAAGTGCTATCTGTCGAAATGATCAGTCTACCCCTAGGTGATTTTCGGCATGTCTCTCACATTGGGAGCGACAGCCAAGACGACAGCTTTGGAGATTTATCCTTCCTCAAAATGGGTCACGGCCTGCTCCGACAAAGTTCCAAGAGCGAACAGAACCTCTTCCTGAGCTGCAAGCCACCACCAAAGCCCCCACGTCTGAACCTGGATGGAAAGGAGGGCATGCAGAGCCCCGAGTGGTCTGTGGacaagaagagaaagaagtgcAACTCTTTGCCTCTTCTGGACAGTGAAGAAGAAGATAAGTGCGAAAACGAGGAAGTTAATGAAACGAGGAATGACTTTGCTTCTAATCAGACTTGCCGGCCCGGAAGTGGCAGCGTGGGTTCTGATAGAGATCGAGAGTTCACAGGGAGTTGTGAACACATTGATGAATTTAAGGATGAGGACAGTGGCTTTTCATTCAGTCTGGACCTGGGCCCTTCAATCCTGGAGGATGTTCTTCGGGTGATGGACAAACTGCACAACTGA